The genomic stretch CGCCCTCAGGCCCTGATTCGCGGTGAACTTACCGTACGCGATCCGGACACGTTTTCCCTGTTGCTCGAGAAGGGTGTCGGACGTCACAAGGCTTTTGGGTACGGAATGCTCTTGTTGAGGCCGGCGCGATGAGCCAGGGGTCGTTTTTGTCGGGGCGCCTTGGTTTGGCTGGTGCGAGGATTCCCCATGCGGATCGACATGGATTGCTTTGGCTTTCGCGCGGCCAACTTTATGTTCAGGACGGGACGTTGATCTTTTCGACGGCAGGGAGCGAGGAATTCGATCCCGGGGTGTATCAGATTCCTTATCAGATGGTGTCCATCATTCTTTTAGGTCCCGGCACCAGCATTACCCATGACGTGCTGAGAATTCTCGCGCGCCACGGAACCCTTCTTGCCGCCGTCGGGGAAGGAGGTGTGAAATTTTACACGGCCCCGCCTATGGGGCAAGGGCGCTCGGACGTAGCCCGCGCGCACGCTCGGCTTTGGGCAGATGAAAAAGAACGGAATCGAATAGCGAGGAAAATGTATTCGATTCGCTTTCAGGAGGACTTTCCGGAAAGAGATATTAGTACATTGAGAGGAATGGAGGGAGGCAGGTTACGAGAATCGTACCGGATAGTTGCTCAGAAGTACGGTATAGAATGGAAAGGGAGGAGGTACGACAGAGAAAATCCTGAAACTAATGACATACCCAATCAATCTATTAACCATGCATCTACATTCGTAGAAGCTGCGGCAGATGTCGCCGTTGCCGCGGTTGGGGCTTTGCCGCCTCTAGGGTTCATCCACGAGGATTCCAGCAATGCCTTTACTTTGGACATTGCCGACTTATGGCGTGTAGAGGTGACCCTGCCCCTTGCGTTTTCTGTCGCCGCTCGCGCACTTAAAGACCCTGGTGTTATTTTAGAAAAAGAAATTCGTTACGAAGCAGCAAAAATTTTTAAGAAAAAGAACTTAATACCAAAAATGATCGACCAAATTAAGGGGTTACTTCATGTCGATGACAATTCTGGTGACTCGTAACGTTTCCGATCGTATGCGAGGATTTCTGGCTTCGTCTATGCTCGAACTTGCTCCGGGAGTATACGTCGGGGTTCGCTTTTCCCCGGCAGTTCGTGAACGCGTCTGGGAGACCGTCGAAGAGTGGTTTATCAGAGAGAGCGGGGCCAGTGTTGTCATGGTATGGCGTGACCCCACGCAACCGGGAGAAATGTCCGTAAAGTTTCTCGGGCTCCCACCCATTGACATTGTCCTGCAGGACGGGTTCCTCCTTGCAAGGCGTCTAAAGGAAATGTAACCTGAAGTAAGTGAGGCGCGAGCTCCGGTCCGTGGTCCTGCGTAAAGCCGAAGACGTCGTGCCGTTGAGCGTCTTCTGGAAGAGGAGTTACCAAGAACCAAAAAAGTAATTGTACCACAGAAAGAGTATTTGTCAAGGGTTTCCCCCGCGCACGCGGGGATGGACCGTGCC from Brockia lithotrophica encodes the following:
- the cas2e gene encoding type I-E CRISPR-associated endoribonuclease Cas2e, with the protein product MLELAPGVYVGVRFSPAVRERVWETVEEWFIRESGASVVMVWRDPTQPGEMSVKFLGLPPIDIVLQDGFLLARRLKEM
- the cas1e gene encoding type I-E CRISPR-associated endonuclease Cas1e translates to MSQGSFLSGRLGLAGARIPHADRHGLLWLSRGQLYVQDGTLIFSTAGSEEFDPGVYQIPYQMVSIILLGPGTSITHDVLRILARHGTLLAAVGEGGVKFYTAPPMGQGRSDVARAHARLWADEKERNRIARKMYSIRFQEDFPERDISTLRGMEGGRLRESYRIVAQKYGIEWKGRRYDRENPETNDIPNQSINHASTFVEAAADVAVAAVGALPPLGFIHEDSSNAFTLDIADLWRVEVTLPLAFSVAARALKDPGVILEKEIRYEAAKIFKKKNLIPKMIDQIKGLLHVDDNSGDS